A section of the Carya illinoinensis cultivar Pawnee chromosome 12, C.illinoinensisPawnee_v1, whole genome shotgun sequence genome encodes:
- the LOC122289339 gene encoding ammonium transporter 1 member 1-like gives MATAGYICNQISTISNKFIDTVLPWRYLFGFAFAFGSPSNSFIGRHFFRLKEIPSSSLDYSNFLYQWVFTITAAGITSGSITGGTQFVAFFTGFIYPVEFHGIWSPDGWASIFNTENLVFGISVATTYPVAPQLSPLSSARESYPATSSQKQICTESVNR, from the coding sequence ATGGCCACTGCAGGCTACATCTGTAACCAAATCTCCACCATCTCCAACAAGTTCATTGACACTGTTTTGCCATGGCGTTACCTGTTCGGGTTTGCCTTCGCCTTTGGCTCCCCCTCCAATAGCTTCATCGGCCGCCACTTCTTCAGACTCAAGGAAATTCCTTCGTCGTCCTTAGACTACAGTAACTTCCTCTACCAGTGGGTCTTCACTATCACAGCTGCAGGTATCACTAGCGGCTCCATCACCGGGGGCACCCAGTTCGTCGCCTTCTTCACTGGTTTCATTTACCCTGTCGAATTCCACGGGATTTGGTCCCCTGATGGCTGGGCCAGCATTTTCAACACAGAAAACCTTGTGTTTGGCATTAGCGTGGCCACGACCTATCCGGTTGCACCACAGCTCTCACCACTCTCTTCGGCAAGAGAATCCTATCCGGCCACTAGTTCTCAAAAACAAATCTGCACAGAATCGGTTAACAGGTAA